Proteins from one Amycolatopsis benzoatilytica AK 16/65 genomic window:
- a CDS encoding GDP-mannose 4,6-dehydratase → MSRRALITGITGQDGSYLAEHLLAQGYQVWGLIRGQANPRKSRVSRLAADLNFVNGDLLDQSSLVSAVDKIQPDEVYNLGAISFVPMSWEQAELVTEVNGMGVLRMLEAIRMVSGLSIASRSSASGQIRFYQASSSEMFGKVMETPQSETTIFHPRSPYGVAKAYGHYITRNYRESFGMYGVSGMLFNHESPRRGAEFVTRKISLAVAQIKLGQQGKLKLGNLDAVRDWGFAGDYVRAMHLMLQQDVPDDYVIGTGRMNSVREAVRIAFDCVGLSWEDYVVIDPELVRPAEVETLCADSGKARQVLGWEPTVAFDELMRMMVESDLRQATRERKIDDLSLAGAW, encoded by the coding sequence ATGTCCAGGCGTGCATTGATCACGGGGATCACCGGTCAGGACGGGTCCTACCTGGCTGAGCACCTGCTGGCGCAGGGGTACCAGGTGTGGGGGCTGATCCGCGGGCAGGCGAATCCGCGGAAGTCGCGGGTCAGCAGGCTCGCCGCCGATCTCAATTTTGTGAACGGCGACCTGCTGGACCAGTCCAGCCTCGTCTCGGCCGTCGACAAGATCCAGCCCGACGAGGTCTACAACCTCGGGGCCATTTCCTTCGTCCCGATGTCCTGGGAACAGGCCGAGCTGGTCACCGAGGTCAACGGCATGGGCGTGTTGCGCATGCTCGAAGCGATCCGGATGGTGAGCGGGCTGTCGATCGCCTCTCGTTCCTCGGCCAGCGGCCAGATCCGGTTCTACCAGGCGTCCTCTTCGGAGATGTTCGGCAAAGTGATGGAGACGCCGCAGTCGGAGACGACGATCTTCCACCCGCGCAGCCCGTACGGGGTAGCGAAAGCCTATGGGCACTACATCACGCGCAACTACCGTGAGTCCTTCGGCATGTACGGGGTCTCCGGGATGCTGTTCAACCACGAGTCTCCCCGGCGCGGCGCGGAGTTCGTGACCAGGAAGATTTCGCTGGCCGTGGCCCAGATCAAGCTGGGTCAGCAGGGCAAGCTGAAATTGGGCAACCTCGACGCGGTCCGCGACTGGGGCTTCGCCGGCGACTACGTGCGCGCGATGCACCTCATGCTGCAGCAGGACGTCCCCGACGATTACGTGATCGGGACCGGCCGGATGAACTCGGTGCGCGAGGCGGTCCGGATCGCGTTCGACTGCGTGGGCCTGAGCTGGGAGGACTACGTGGTGATCGACCCGGAGTTGGTCCGGCCCGCCGAGGTCGAGACGCTGTGCGCGGATTCCGGCAAGGCACGGCAGGTGCTGGGCTGGGAACCCACCGTCGCGTTCGACGAACTGATGCGCATGATGGTCGAGTCCGATCTGCGCCAGGCCACGCGCGAACGCAAGATCGACGACCTGTCGCTGGCGGGGGCCTGGTAG
- a CDS encoding ABC transporter permease produces MTTTFPGPAATATGRWKSASFAAQVAALAGRQLSTSVRDPQEILFALLQPLVLLFMFTQVFAALTTTTGFPAGLSYVDYLMPAILLTNALQQAMQSGSGLVEDLHNGFLARLRSMPVHPIAPLVARSCADLAFCGLQLVVMLGIAIALFGYRPSGGLAGAATSLLLAMVVCWGVGWVFLALGSWLRRAQTMQNISIVAVFPVTIISSAYVPLSALPGWVRAIATLNPLTYAVDTMRALALGLPGGGFGPAALTVAISAVLAVGGALAALPGFRRPL; encoded by the coding sequence ATGACCACGACGTTCCCCGGCCCGGCCGCGACGGCGACTGGGCGCTGGAAGTCCGCCTCGTTCGCCGCGCAGGTCGCCGCGCTGGCCGGGCGCCAGCTGTCCACCTCGGTGCGCGACCCGCAGGAGATCCTGTTCGCACTCCTGCAGCCGCTGGTGCTGCTGTTCATGTTCACCCAAGTGTTCGCGGCGCTGACGACGACGACCGGATTCCCCGCTGGTCTGTCCTATGTAGACTATTTGATGCCCGCGATCCTGCTGACGAACGCACTGCAACAGGCGATGCAGTCCGGCAGCGGGCTGGTCGAGGACCTGCACAACGGGTTCCTCGCGCGGCTGCGGTCGATGCCGGTGCACCCGATCGCGCCCCTGGTCGCCCGCAGCTGTGCGGACCTCGCGTTCTGCGGTCTGCAGCTGGTGGTGATGTTGGGCATCGCCATCGCCCTGTTCGGCTACCGGCCCAGCGGCGGGCTGGCCGGCGCGGCGACGTCGCTCTTGCTGGCGATGGTGGTCTGCTGGGGGGTCGGCTGGGTGTTCCTCGCACTGGGCTCGTGGCTCCGGCGGGCGCAGACGATGCAGAACATCAGCATCGTGGCTGTGTTCCCGGTGACGATCATCTCCAGCGCCTACGTGCCGCTTTCGGCGCTTCCCGGCTGGGTCCGCGCCATCGCGACGCTCAATCCGCTGACCTACGCCGTCGACACCATGCGGGCACTCGCGCTCGGCTTGCCCGGCGGCGGCTTCGGCCCCGCCGCGCTCACGGTGGCCATCAGTGCGGTCCTGGCCGTCGGCGGCGCCCTCGCGGCTCTTCCCGGCTTCCGCCGTCCGCTCTGA
- a CDS encoding cytochrome P450: protein MPSRSEDLPSLAALSAPVLRPAPDWRSLQESRAVVRVRTYADDSAWLITRYAEIKNLLMSEKLGRAHPDPANAPQFIDSPIIEEATGRTDYENEYADHRLMRSVLTPYFSRKRMTELEPRVAAIIEEAVAALASHGPPADVLELFANPVSMAVVCEMIGIPAGDRDRLGRLLSEVSMLGVDTDGLSPLADALKPLITQRRKEPHDDLISGCCTAGLSDGDIADTIAGVIFGSRGVVNHIAFGVARLCSDEELRAAVTADPALMPAAVEEMLRTASAGGVIMPHYAREDIDLDGVRIQAGDLVLLDLALANTDVRAFAQPDRIDLARPSNPHLTFALGMWHCVGAPLARMELRLAYSTLLRRLPGLRLIRPVAELVAPDDEFAAGLSELLVAW, encoded by the coding sequence ATGCCCAGTCGTTCCGAGGATCTGCCCAGCCTGGCCGCACTGTCCGCGCCGGTGCTCCGGCCCGCCCCAGACTGGCGGTCGCTGCAAGAATCCCGTGCGGTCGTGCGGGTACGGACTTACGCAGACGACAGCGCGTGGCTGATCACCCGCTACGCCGAGATCAAGAACCTGCTGATGAGCGAGAAGCTCGGGCGCGCACACCCGGACCCGGCGAACGCGCCCCAGTTCATCGACTCCCCGATCATCGAGGAGGCCACCGGCCGCACCGACTACGAAAACGAGTATGCCGACCACCGCCTGATGCGGTCGGTGCTGACCCCGTATTTCTCCCGCAAACGAATGACCGAACTGGAACCGCGGGTCGCGGCGATCATCGAGGAGGCGGTGGCCGCGCTGGCGTCCCACGGCCCGCCCGCCGACGTACTGGAGCTGTTCGCGAACCCCGTTTCCATGGCGGTGGTGTGCGAGATGATCGGCATTCCCGCCGGAGACCGCGACCGTCTGGGCCGGCTGCTCTCCGAGGTGAGCATGCTCGGCGTCGACACCGACGGTCTGTCCCCGCTCGCGGACGCGCTGAAGCCGTTGATCACGCAGCGGCGGAAGGAGCCCCACGACGACCTGATCTCCGGCTGCTGCACCGCCGGGCTGTCGGACGGGGATATCGCCGACACGATCGCCGGGGTGATCTTCGGATCCCGCGGCGTGGTGAACCACATCGCCTTCGGCGTCGCACGGCTGTGCAGCGACGAAGAACTCCGTGCGGCGGTGACCGCCGATCCGGCGTTGATGCCCGCTGCGGTCGAGGAAATGCTGCGCACCGCCAGCGCGGGCGGGGTGATCATGCCGCACTACGCGCGGGAAGACATCGACCTGGACGGAGTCCGCATCCAGGCCGGCGATCTGGTGCTGCTCGATCTGGCACTGGCGAACACCGACGTACGTGCCTTCGCTCAGCCCGACCGGATCGATCTCGCCCGCCCGTCGAACCCGCACTTGACCTTCGCGCTGGGCATGTGGCACTGCGTCGGCGCGCCGCTCGCGCGGATGGAACTGCGGCTGGCGTATTCCACGCTGCTGCGGCGGCTTCCTGGGCTGCGCCTGATCCGGCCGGTGGCGGAGCTGGTGGCTCCGGACGACGAGTTCGCGGCCGGGCTGTCGGAGCTGCTGGTCGCCTGGTGA
- the asnB gene encoding asparagine synthase (glutamine-hydrolyzing) — MCGIAGWLSFQRDLRTDRSAVGAMTRTMACRGPDAEGGWADRHIAFGHRRLAVIDLEGGAQPMTVDTAGGRVAMTYSGEAYNFVELRDELRRRGHQFRTSSDTEVVLRGYLEWGEALVDRLDGMYAFAVWDSRDEKLVLVRDRLGIKPLFFHPTADGVLFGSEPKAILAHPQVKRVIKTEGLREMLNGWNTPGVAVWDGMREVRPGGLVVIDRSGVRERTYWQLSPREHTDDLDTTIAATRDLFEDVVAHQLVADVQQCVLLSGGLDSSSLTVVAAKQLAAQGERVHTYSVDFVGRNEAFRPDLMRATPDSPFVHDVAGHIGSVHQDIVLPYTSMADWDNRRAVIAARDFPVGMADVDVPLYMLFKAIREHSTVALSGEGADEVFAGYPWFHIPELAEAEIYPWMVPVLAAWDDANATGMMNPDLVAALDLETYFKDSYHDAAAAVESLPAEDERERRMRVMCHLHLTRFLPMLLDRKDRISMAVGLEVRVPYCDHRLVEYVYNTPWAMKTFDGREKSLLRAAAGELLPASVRERVKSPFPATQDDRYAGELQQMARELVSEPDHPVFQFTDRAWVENVVRMDPADVSDSTREALDRTIDIATWVDLYQPEIQLG, encoded by the coding sequence ATGTGCGGTATTGCGGGGTGGCTGTCCTTTCAGCGGGACTTGCGGACCGACCGGTCGGCGGTGGGCGCGATGACCCGGACGATGGCCTGTCGCGGCCCCGACGCCGAAGGCGGCTGGGCGGATCGGCACATCGCGTTCGGGCACCGCAGGCTGGCCGTGATCGACCTCGAGGGCGGCGCGCAACCGATGACCGTCGATACGGCGGGCGGACGGGTGGCGATGACTTACAGCGGCGAGGCGTACAACTTCGTCGAGCTGCGCGACGAACTGCGCCGGCGCGGGCATCAGTTTCGGACCTCGAGCGACACGGAGGTAGTGCTGCGCGGCTATCTGGAATGGGGCGAGGCGCTCGTCGACCGGCTCGACGGCATGTACGCGTTCGCGGTCTGGGACTCTCGTGACGAGAAGCTGGTGCTGGTCCGGGACAGGCTGGGCATCAAGCCATTGTTCTTCCATCCGACCGCGGACGGCGTCCTCTTCGGTTCGGAGCCGAAAGCGATCCTGGCTCACCCGCAGGTGAAGCGGGTGATCAAAACCGAGGGCCTGCGCGAGATGCTGAACGGCTGGAACACCCCCGGCGTCGCGGTCTGGGACGGCATGCGTGAGGTCCGGCCCGGCGGCCTGGTCGTGATCGACCGCTCCGGCGTGCGCGAGCGCACGTACTGGCAGCTCTCGCCCCGAGAACACACCGACGATCTGGACACCACCATCGCGGCCACTCGCGACCTGTTCGAGGATGTCGTGGCACATCAGCTCGTCGCGGACGTCCAGCAGTGCGTGTTGCTCTCCGGAGGGCTGGATTCGAGCTCGCTCACCGTCGTGGCGGCCAAGCAACTGGCCGCGCAGGGCGAACGCGTACACACCTATTCAGTCGATTTCGTCGGCCGCAACGAAGCGTTCCGGCCGGACTTGATGCGGGCCACGCCCGATTCGCCGTTTGTCCACGACGTCGCCGGCCACATCGGTTCGGTCCATCAGGACATCGTACTGCCCTATACGTCCATGGCCGACTGGGACAATCGCCGCGCGGTCATCGCGGCGCGGGATTTCCCGGTCGGCATGGCGGATGTCGACGTGCCGCTGTACATGCTGTTCAAGGCGATCCGGGAACACTCCACGGTCGCGCTGTCCGGCGAGGGCGCGGACGAGGTCTTCGCCGGGTATCCGTGGTTCCACATCCCCGAACTCGCCGAAGCCGAGATCTATCCGTGGATGGTTCCCGTCCTGGCCGCGTGGGACGACGCGAACGCGACGGGCATGATGAATCCGGACCTGGTGGCCGCGCTCGACCTGGAGACCTATTTCAAGGACTCCTACCACGACGCGGCGGCCGCGGTCGAATCGCTGCCCGCCGAAGACGAGCGCGAACGGCGGATGCGGGTCATGTGCCACCTGCATCTCACCCGGTTCCTGCCGATGCTGCTCGACCGCAAGGACCGGATCAGCATGGCGGTCGGGCTCGAGGTGCGGGTGCCCTACTGCGATCACCGACTGGTGGAATACGTCTACAACACGCCTTGGGCGATGAAGACGTTCGACGGCCGCGAGAAGAGCCTTCTCCGCGCCGCGGCGGGCGAACTGCTGCCCGCTTCGGTTCGCGAACGGGTCAAGAGCCCTTTCCCGGCCACGCAGGACGACCGCTACGCGGGCGAGCTTCAGCAGATGGCCAGGGAACTGGTCAGCGAGCCCGACCACCCCGTCTTCCAATTCACCGACCGTGCCTGGGTGGAGAATGTCGTGCGGATGGATCCGGCGGACGTCTCGGACAGCACCAGGGAAGCTCTCGACCGCACGATCGATATCGCGACGTGGGTCGACCTCTACCAGCCGGAGATCCAGCTCGGCTGA
- a CDS encoding ACP S-malonyltransferase — MSGTTAALFPGMAPATFGDLGRFLVLDRYVRRWVRAADDALGEPLIPGFRAESGTYGPFSQVAFLVTSLALADRAEAEHAMTADVCVGPSLGQRAAAVYSGALGFSDAARLTADWARCEAEYFAAEPEGFVTQCFVRVPPDPFRELLAELDQRGEWAEVSVILGGDSLMMSVREAILDEVVSAVRKMGGYVMQAMRPAVHARRFTPLREKAAAALAAYSLADPALAIVADQDGRVVRTAAEVSSMLLDGFDHPVDWPAAVAGLAGLGVDTVFVTGPDQLFHKLDATKSLGEIVAVTPATASKPRR, encoded by the coding sequence ATGAGCGGCACGACCGCAGCGCTCTTCCCAGGCATGGCTCCCGCGACTTTCGGCGATCTCGGGCGGTTTCTCGTGCTCGATCGCTACGTCCGCCGCTGGGTGCGGGCCGCCGACGACGCGCTGGGCGAACCGCTGATACCCGGCTTTCGGGCCGAGTCCGGAACTTACGGGCCATTTTCCCAGGTGGCCTTCCTGGTGACCTCGCTCGCGTTGGCCGATCGGGCCGAGGCCGAGCACGCGATGACGGCCGACGTGTGTGTCGGCCCCAGTCTCGGGCAACGCGCCGCGGCGGTGTACTCAGGCGCACTCGGGTTCAGTGACGCGGCCCGGCTGACCGCGGACTGGGCCCGCTGCGAGGCCGAATACTTCGCGGCAGAGCCCGAAGGCTTCGTGACCCAGTGCTTCGTGCGGGTGCCGCCCGACCCGTTCCGGGAGCTGCTCGCCGAACTCGATCAGCGTGGGGAATGGGCGGAAGTCTCGGTCATCCTCGGCGGCGATTCCCTCATGATGTCGGTGCGCGAGGCGATTCTCGACGAGGTGGTCTCGGCGGTTCGCAAGATGGGCGGCTACGTGATGCAGGCAATGCGCCCGGCGGTGCATGCCAGGCGCTTCACCCCGCTGCGGGAAAAGGCGGCCGCGGCGCTGGCCGCGTACTCGCTCGCCGACCCGGCGCTGGCGATCGTGGCCGACCAGGACGGCAGGGTCGTGCGGACCGCGGCCGAAGTCTCCTCCATGCTCCTGGACGGCTTCGATCATCCGGTGGACTGGCCCGCCGCGGTCGCCGGCCTGGCCGGCCTGGGCGTGGACACCGTCTTCGTCACCGGACCCGATCAGTTGTTCCACAAACTCGACGCCACCAAATCCCTCGGCGAGATAGTCGCTGTCACACCGGCAACAGCGAGCAAGCCGCGGCGCTGA
- a CDS encoding daunorubicin resistance protein DrrA family ABC transporter ATP-binding protein, with protein MSRDLMIEAAGITRTFGSVTALDEVSLVVERGRVLGLLGHNGAGKTTLVNVLATMLPPTSGSARVAGYDTVREGTEVRRRIGLTGQFASVDVGLTGRANLVLLAKLLGASRQQAARRAEELLAAFALTEAAGRPARTYSGGMRRRLDLAASLVSSPEVLFLDEPTTGLDPTSRINLWQIVEGLVEQGTTVLLTTQYLDEADRLADIITVMSDGRIVASGTAAALKARVGQRSVHVRLPHVAQTDSACAALHGAGLQPAVAEPGVVVTPVATARAIASVIRALDDIGVEAEDIALREPTLDDVYLSLTSRDPEFAA; from the coding sequence ATGAGCCGCGACCTGATGATCGAGGCCGCCGGGATCACTCGGACGTTCGGCTCCGTGACCGCACTCGACGAGGTGAGCCTCGTCGTCGAGCGGGGCCGAGTGCTGGGCTTGCTCGGCCACAACGGCGCAGGCAAGACGACACTCGTCAACGTTCTGGCCACGATGTTGCCGCCAACGTCCGGATCTGCCCGCGTGGCCGGGTACGACACCGTCCGCGAAGGCACCGAGGTGCGCAGGCGGATCGGCCTCACCGGGCAGTTCGCGTCCGTGGACGTCGGGCTCACCGGGCGGGCCAATCTCGTTCTGCTGGCCAAGCTGCTGGGCGCGAGCAGGCAGCAGGCGGCGCGGCGGGCCGAGGAACTGCTGGCGGCGTTCGCACTGACCGAGGCCGCCGGCCGGCCGGCCCGCACCTACTCCGGCGGCATGCGGCGACGCCTCGACCTGGCCGCGAGCCTGGTCAGCAGTCCCGAGGTGCTTTTCCTGGACGAGCCGACGACCGGGCTGGACCCGACGAGCCGGATCAACCTGTGGCAGATCGTCGAGGGGCTGGTCGAGCAGGGCACGACGGTGCTGCTCACCACCCAATACCTGGACGAGGCCGACCGCTTGGCCGACATCATCACCGTCATGTCCGACGGCCGGATCGTCGCGTCCGGGACGGCTGCCGCGCTCAAGGCGCGAGTCGGCCAGCGCTCGGTGCACGTCCGTCTTCCGCACGTCGCGCAGACGGATTCGGCGTGCGCGGCACTGCACGGCGCGGGGCTGCAGCCGGCGGTAGCCGAGCCCGGCGTCGTCGTCACGCCGGTCGCCACGGCGCGCGCGATCGCCTCCGTCATCCGCGCACTGGACGACATCGGGGTCGAGGCCGAGGACATCGCGCTGCGCGAACCGACGCTGGACGACGTCTATCTGAGCCTCACCTCTCGTGACCCCGAGTTCGCGGCCTAA
- a CDS encoding PAS domain-containing protein — MSSPPMATRPAVPGHGPHGTEHGERYRSFFDQSGMCIANLDLGLRVTDANRFFSRQFGCGGQDLLGRGFCEFLHPSVHGKVRDQLTRLREGGHSRITEQIVAIGAGETAFEGELIGVAVRGDAGRVNGLLMLVRPEDTETVPQLAAGKRVLLSPIDARILEGVATGESTVQLAARLFLSRGGIEYHVTTLLRMLKVTNRPSLVSKGYSLGILSLGQWPPRVRPEFIRES; from the coding sequence ATGAGTTCACCTCCGATGGCCACTCGCCCCGCAGTGCCGGGGCACGGTCCACACGGGACCGAGCACGGCGAGCGGTATCGTTCGTTTTTCGACCAGTCCGGGATGTGCATCGCGAACCTGGACCTAGGGCTACGCGTGACCGACGCGAATCGCTTCTTCTCGCGGCAGTTCGGCTGCGGTGGGCAGGATCTGCTCGGCCGTGGTTTCTGCGAGTTCCTGCATCCGAGCGTGCACGGGAAGGTGCGAGACCAGCTGACCCGGCTCAGGGAAGGCGGGCATTCCCGGATCACCGAGCAGATAGTTGCGATCGGCGCCGGCGAAACGGCGTTCGAGGGCGAGCTGATCGGCGTCGCCGTGCGCGGCGACGCGGGCCGGGTCAACGGATTGCTGATGCTCGTGCGGCCAGAGGACACCGAGACCGTTCCGCAGCTGGCCGCCGGCAAACGGGTGCTGCTGAGCCCAATCGACGCGCGGATCCTCGAGGGCGTTGCGACGGGGGAGTCCACGGTGCAGCTGGCGGCGAGGCTGTTCCTTTCGCGGGGCGGGATCGAGTACCACGTGACTACGTTGTTGCGGATGCTGAAGGTGACCAATCGCCCGTCGCTTGTCTCGAAGGGCTATTCGCTCGGCATCCTCAGCCTCGGCCAGTGGCCACCGCGAGTGCGGCCGGAGTTCATCCGGGAGTCCTGA
- a CDS encoding PAS domain-containing protein encodes MNSTTVVTRYAVPVPPVRTEYGDRYRSLFDESGMCMANLDLGLRVTDANRFFSRQFGRSGQDLRGRGFCEFLHSSAHDKVRRQLSLLRDGGHPRFAEQVVAMGARQAVFAGELTGMAVRGEAGRVNGLLVVVRPDEAEGALQLASGKQVLLSPIDARVLEGVATGESTVQLAAKLFLSRGGVEYHVTTLLRQLKVTNRPALVSKSYSLGILSLGQWPPRVRPEHIRAS; translated from the coding sequence ATGAATTCAACCACAGTGGTCACTCGCTATGCGGTGCCGGTTCCCCCTGTGCGCACCGAGTACGGCGACAGATACCGGTCGCTTTTCGACGAGTCCGGGATGTGCATGGCGAACCTGGACCTGGGGCTGCGGGTGACCGACGCCAATCGGTTTTTCTCGCGGCAGTTCGGCCGCAGCGGTCAGGATCTGCGTGGTCGCGGATTCTGCGAGTTCCTGCACTCGAGTGCGCACGATAAGGTACGCCGCCAGCTCAGCCTGCTGAGGGACGGCGGCCATCCACGCTTCGCCGAGCAGGTAGTCGCGATGGGTGCCCGGCAAGCAGTGTTCGCCGGTGAGCTGACCGGCATGGCGGTGCGGGGAGAAGCCGGCCGGGTCAACGGGCTGCTGGTGGTGGTCCGGCCGGACGAGGCCGAGGGTGCCCTGCAGCTGGCCAGTGGCAAGCAGGTGCTGCTGAGTCCCATCGACGCCCGAGTCCTCGAGGGGGTCGCGACGGGCGAGTCCACCGTGCAGCTGGCGGCGAAGCTGTTCCTGTCGCGGGGCGGGGTCGAGTACCACGTCACGACGCTGCTGCGGCAGCTCAAGGTCACCAATCGGCCGGCCCTCGTCTCGAAGAGCTATTCGCTCGGAATCCTGAGCCTCGGGCAGTGGCCACCGCGCGTCCGGCCAGAGCACATCCGGGCTTCGTGA
- a CDS encoding thioesterase II family protein, producing MRTSARNSDRWLRRFRPSPAAAVRLVCFPHAGGSASFYQPLAAAHAPGADVVVLQYPGRQERHREPCVPTVGRYADEIAELLSAEPELPTVYFGHSMGASIAFETALRTGAASALVVSGRRAPATRRDERFHQLDDAGLLREIRRLGGTETAALDNEEILRMSLPAIRSDYRAAETYEGAASAVLECPVIALIGDSDPKATLAEVDRWREQTTAAFRMRSFPGGHFYLITHTAAVNQEIAAELARLGNETAAGPATRISGSATSA from the coding sequence ATGCGCACCAGCGCGAGGAACTCCGATCGCTGGCTCCGCCGGTTCCGCCCGTCCCCGGCGGCCGCTGTCCGCCTGGTCTGCTTCCCGCATGCCGGCGGCTCGGCCAGCTTCTACCAGCCGCTGGCGGCGGCGCACGCGCCCGGAGCCGACGTCGTCGTGCTGCAATATCCGGGGAGACAAGAACGCCATCGCGAACCGTGCGTACCCACGGTCGGCCGTTATGCCGACGAGATCGCGGAATTGCTGTCCGCCGAGCCGGAGCTGCCTACCGTCTACTTCGGACACAGCATGGGCGCTTCGATCGCGTTCGAGACCGCGTTGCGCACCGGCGCCGCGTCCGCACTGGTGGTTTCCGGGCGTCGAGCACCGGCGACCCGCCGGGACGAGCGTTTCCACCAGCTGGACGACGCGGGGCTGCTGCGCGAGATCCGCCGGCTCGGCGGAACCGAAACAGCGGCACTGGACAATGAAGAGATCCTCCGGATGTCCCTGCCCGCGATCCGCAGCGACTACCGGGCCGCCGAAACCTACGAAGGCGCCGCGAGCGCTGTGCTGGAATGCCCGGTCATCGCGCTGATCGGCGACTCCGACCCGAAGGCTACCCTCGCGGAAGTCGACCGCTGGCGCGAGCAGACCACCGCCGCATTCCGCATGCGGAGCTTTCCGGGAGGGCACTTCTACCTGATCACGCACACTGCCGCAGTCAACCAGGAGATAGCCGCCGAGCTCGCCAGGCTCGGCAACGAAACTGCGGCCGGCCCCGCCACGCGGATCAGCGGCTCCGCCACCTCAGCGTAA